From a region of the Tachypleus tridentatus isolate NWPU-2018 chromosome 1, ASM421037v1, whole genome shotgun sequence genome:
- the LOC143251668 gene encoding methionine synthase-like produces the protein MLKTIVDQGLLEAKGVLAFYAASSHGDDIDLYPEDAMPRGKPVGTLHGLRQQAEKDSAADDEPYLCMSDFIAPEDTGISDFLGMFALSVGFGCEELCQKFEKEMDDYSVIMVKALADRLAEAYAEELHERVRKEFWGYCSEEHLDSQELHKIKYQGIRPAPGYPTQPDHTEKLTMWKLMDVEKEAGIKLTESLAMHPAASVSGLYFSHPRAAYFATGKLAKDQIEDYAKRKGASVVEVIKWLSPVLAYDPDLE, from the exons ATGTTGAAGACTATTGTAGATCAAGGCCTTCTGGAAGCAAAAGGGGTTTTGGCATTTTATGCTGCAAGCAGTCATGGTGATGATATAGATTTGTATCCAGAAGATGCAATGCCACGTGGTAAACCAGTTGGCACATTGCATGGCCTTCGACAACAG GCAGAGAAAGATTCAGCTGCTGATGATGAACCTTACTTGTGCATGTCTGATTTCATAGCCCCTGAGGACACAGGCATCAGTGACTTCCTTGGAATGTTTGCTCTTTCTGTGGGTTTTGGTTGTGAGGAGCTTTGCCaaaa GTTTGAGAAAGAAATGGATGACTACAGTGTTATAATGGTTAAGGCTTTAGCAGACAGGTTAGCTGAG GCTTATGCAGAGGAACTGCACGAAAGAGTGAGAAAAGAGTTTTGGGGTTACTGTTCTGAAGAACATTTAGACTCCCAagaattacataaaattaaataccaG ggaattcggcctgctcctggATACCCCACTCAGCCTGACCACACTGAAAAATTGACAATGTGGAAGCTAATGGATGTTGAGAAAGAAGCAGGAATTAAATTAACAGAATCTTTAGCCATGCATCCTGCAGCATCTGTATCAGGATTATACTTTTCTCACCCTAGGGCTGCGTATTTTGCTACAGGAAAACTTGCCAAGGATCAG ATTGAAGACTACGCCAAACGAAAAGGTGCATCTGTTGTAGAAGTCATAAAATGGCTGTCACCTGTTTTGGCCTATGATCCTGATTTAGAGTAG